A region of the Culex quinquefasciatus strain JHB chromosome 1, VPISU_Cqui_1.0_pri_paternal, whole genome shotgun sequence genome:
TTCACGCCGCTAGAATCTGCATGGTAGAAACGGCACAACCAGCAAATTCATAAAACATTTGCGAAGGATGCTAAACTACCAgcaaagaaaacgaaaaataaaaatgcctttgttttgacatttcttgGAAACAGCAGATGCTAGTCGAAAGTTGCTTGGATATACCCACTGAGCATTGAACTGAAACTGAGGAGGATTTTTCTCAAACGTTCCCAAAGGGTAGATTAGTACCTGTGAATTGCCACCAGGTGTAATTTTGGCGTGGCGGTAGTGTCGCCAGCCCCAACAGCGGAGTGGCGTATCTATACAGGGTGTTTGGTTCATGGATGCGGATACTTGGTGGTTGCCTAAAGGACCCCGAAACATGAAAAAGTCTTCTACGGTATGGTCGAATTCTCATCCTAAACCGAGTTAAGTAGAATTTACTGTTTTGAGGAGTTTCTACACTAAAATCGATTTATCTCATGATTGTGATCACGAAAAGCTTCGCTTCTGATTTCATGTGAAAGCTGAGTAAATTTCacgataaaaaatgatttttgaaattttttaaacattagttaAGTCTGCCTACAGAGCCTTTACATTTTTTCCTTGCCCTAGTGTTGTtggttttttgcatttattttgcgtAAATGGCAGGTAAATGGTTTGTTTTATGTATCAAAACGATGCTCCTAGATCCTCTCTACAATTCTCTCTAAATAACCATTTCCCGAATTCTTTTCCTAAAGccgctattttaattttattaatgaaaaaaaatcgaagccaGAAAACCTGATATGGTACCTTAATAAATCAAACCGACGCCTGACAGAGCATCGCGCAAAGCATACTTGATCAACGCGCGCGCGGCCGCATGTTTGCTGGAAGGAGGGTGACAGTAAGAAAACAAACCACGTGTGCCCATCGCATTGTGGAAAAAAGTTCGTTTCAGAATTGTTTTATTACCGCAGGTATTTTGTCTCGCGTTCTTTTGGCAAACAGGTTAAAACAAAAGTTAAGGGACGGCTATTTAAGGGAAAGAAGGCGTTAATTATTAAAATGAGCTAAGATGCAATAAGTGCGGCATAGGGTCTCGTTGAAGGATTTCCACTGTTGTTCAGTGTGCGAATCGTTTGATCCAACAATAAATAATTAAGCTGATTaaaccaaacattttaaaaaatcccatTGACAATGCAAATAAATGTTCAGTTCGCAGGAAGTAGATACTTTGCTTTTTTAGAGTTCTACTTTTTTTGCATTACAAAAAGGATAAGTTGGATTGTTTCTTGCGTACATAGGACAAAAGCATACATTTCAATCAAGCAccaaatgttggcatatcaacacccttttgtttatttaaaacttttgaaaagggtttttAATTGAATAGCTCAATCAAGACCTAATTCGGAATGTGATCTTACTTTgataaaaatatcgaaaatttcaaaataatggtacatttatttattttctgagaatttaagaatttcagaatttaagaatttaacaatttaagaatttaagaatttaagaatttaagaatttaagaatttaaaatttaagaatttaagaatttaagaatttaagaatttaagaatttaagaatttaagaatttaagaatttaagaatttaagaatttaagaatttaagaatttaagaatttaagaatttaagaatttaagaatttaagaatttaagaatttaagaatttaagaatttaagaatttaagaatttaagaatttaagaatttaagaatttaagaatttaagaatttaagaatttaagaatttaagaatttaagaatttaagaatttaagaatttaagaatttaagaatttaagaatttaagaatttaagaatttaagaatttaagaatttaagaatttaagaatttaagaatttaagaatttaagaatttaagaatttaagaatttaatcatttaatcatttaatcatttaatcatttaatcatttaatcatttaatcatttaatcatttaatcatttaatcatttaatcatttaatcatttaatcatttaatcatttaatcatttaatcatcataatttttttttttttaccaaaacatttcaaatccaTCTATTGGATAGCAAAAGATTTTATTGAAAGAATGTTTAATTCGATAAGAATTCGTGCATGGTGGTTTATcatgaataaattaaataaataaacacttccttaaataaataaaataagtaaGCACTTCCTTAAATAACTAAATCAGTTCTTCCAAAAGTTTTTTAGGTTTCTttagaagttttgttattctatgcgtgcatttttttatttactttaaaacgaattgcaatgtttgaaaatgattgaaaatatcaattcacgtttataaacaaaaatctcTCATAAAACGATTTTCAACATGTTATGATTAAAGCACAGAGGTAAGAAACCCTTTCTATTAAATTGgctgattttacatttttatcaaattatgatCACATTCCGAATTAGGTCTTGATTGAGCTAGCCGGGAAccatggtgtaggggtaagcgtggttgccgctcacccagtcggcttgggttcgatcccagacggtcccggtggcatttttcgagacgagatttgtctgattgcgccttccatcggatggggaagtaaatgttggctccGGTCTAaactagaggttaggtcgttagctcaatccagatgtaggagtcgtctccctgggtcctgttttggtggagtcgctggtaggcagttggactaacaatccaaaggtcgtcagttcgaatcccggggtggatggaagcataggtgtaaaaagaagtttgcaattgcatcaacaatcaagccttcgaatacctagtttcgagtaggaatctcgcaatcaagaacgccaaggcaatgctgtagagcgaatcatttgaattttgattgagctattcaattaaaaacccttttcaaaagttttaaataaacaaaagggtgttgatatgccaacatttggTGCTTGATGGAAATGTATGCTTTTGTCCTATGTACGCAAGAAACAATCCAACTTATCCTTTTTGTAATGCAAAAAAAGTAGAACTCTAAAAAAGCAAAGTATCTACTTCCTGCTAACTGAACATTTATTTGCATTGTCAatgggattttttaaaatgtttggtttAATCAGCTTAATTATTTATTGTTGGATCAAACGATCCGCACACTGAACAACAGTGGAAATCCTTCAACGAGACCCTATGCCGCACTTATTGCATCTTAGCTCATTTTAATAATTAACGCCTTCTTTCCCTTAAATAGCCGTCCCTTAACTTTTGTTTTAACCTGTTTGCCAAAAGAACGCGAGACAAAATACCTGCGGTAATGAAACAATTCTGAAACGAACTTTTTTCCACAATGCGATGGGCACACGTGGTTTGTTTTCTTACTGTCACCCTCCTTCCAGCAAACATGCGGCCGCGCGCGCGTTGATCAAGTATGCTTTGCGCGATGCTCTGTCAGGCGTCGGTTTGATTTATTAAGGTACCATATCAGGTTTTCTGGCTTCGATTTTTTcaccaataaaattaaaatagcggCTTTAGGAAAAGAATTCGGGAAATGGTTATTTAGAGAGAATTGTAGAGAGGATCTAGGAGCATCGTTTTGATACATAAAACAAACCATTTACCTGCCATTTacgcaaaataaatgcaaaaaaccaACAACACTAGGGCAAGGAAAAAATGTAAAGGCTCTGTAGGCAGACTtaactaatgtttaaaaaatttcaaaaatcattttttatcgtGAAATTTACTCAGCTTTCACATGAAATCAGAAGCGAAGCTTTTCGTGATCACAATCATGAGATAAATCGATTTTAGTGTAGAAACTCCTCAAAACAGTAAATTCTACTTAACTCGGTTTAGGATGAGAATTCGACCATGCcgtagaagactttttttcatatttcggGGTCCTTTAGGCAACCACCAAGTATCCGCATCCATGAACCAAACACCCTGTATATATTTAGTCTATGGTAAAACTCACTGGGAGCGTTCCACAATTTAGCCCCATCCGGGGGGAGCTTATCCCTTTGTACCCTCGTGTTTGTTTCCTTTGAACAGTAGTCTAGGTAGTCCAAGAAGGTTCAGCACAAGTTTGAATCGAAAGCAATTGCTTGAACAGCTGAACGGATCAAACTATTGCTTCCTTGCTGAACTAAGTATGCTACTGTTACTAAGGAAACAAAAGGACAAAACATCATGATTTGATGTTCTAACAGATACGTTCAACTAGCCAGCTGCGAGACCCATCAGCCCGGCCGGGAACCAGTCCATATCTGTCGAGTACAGCATACGGTGTGgttcacaaaatatcaaataCAGCAAACACAACACTAAGGCTATACATATGGGCTGGCGGGATGGAAGCACGTGGACACCTCCccccacataaaaaaaaaaatgcaacaaaaagctcattaaaacattctgaatttctgatgaaaaaaatttaaaaatcgcagaatgttgaaaaccaaaagtgtctcattgatgacaagctagtccagactcgattatccgaagtcaagtgaaaattttcactttcgaaaaataatcaaacaaaCATCCGATAGTCGTATTACATAGGTAGGTATCTAAATATTTCCAGCACTGACATTCTAcgaaaaatgtatgattttcttTCAAGCGCACAAAAAACAAGAATAAGAATTGCAATCAGGCGACTTTTAATGGCTTATTGAATTTTCCGTACTTGCCGGCTACATGACGGACCATTAGACCACCGATCTAGGATTTATTCCTCATAACCATCCTTAAGAGCATTGACTTCGGGGTTGTGGAACAGGCTTTTGCTTCCTTCTCCCCATGGGAAACGCTTGTTACGAAGACGCAGATGTTCGTATGGAATAAACTCAGCCCGGGGATGGCCGTGCTCCTCCTGGTGCTTCAAGTAAGCATTCAACATGCACAGTCCAACGGCTGGCATGGCCACCAGGAAGGAGAGCTTCTTCCAGATTTTGTATCCACCAGCTGAAAGGTTGGTAATAAAAGGCAAGTTACATAACctggactttttttttcttttcttctctTACCTTCATGACCAGAAACAGCGGACGGTCCAGAAACAGCACGACGGATCGCCGACTGCGAAATCGCACGGCGTAGAATTTGGTTGGCcagcgacattttttttttcaaagcccaAATTACTAGGAATGAAATTTGGTCAGGACTCTGCTTCAAAGTGCGATCTGTCGGGCAGAGCACTTTACAAAtttcacccttaccaaaaatcatgattttttgagttccaaatcccactttcatacgattttttaagttcaggtactaaaaccataaaaatggttatatgggttgaactgaaaaattcgtatgaaaagtgggatttggaaatcaaaaaatcatgatttttggtaagggtgtttCAGCAAAAAGAGACAGATGTCAAATGGCCGACAGGCCGAGTAATGTTGCCagtattcttgttttttttttaatttgaaagaatTAACTCTAAGGGCATCTCTACCGCAGGAACCTAATTGCGTTTCAAAGCTAATTTGGCACCTGtgtcaagcccaccgcggtacttgtgcgagagctaatttaggttcgagttcatccgtgttcatccgaatctaaacaaaactcagGTTAGCTCCGGGATCTACCGGGAGCAAATCGTCTGACAGATGGTTTTTtccagcaaaacaatgtaattagaccaatgtgagtttgtaaacaaagagtttatcatgctcacgtcagtaaatgtttacattaggagtgaTGATTGATTTTTCTGTTTCAATTCTTCGAGTTTGGAGATATTTTCCTTCCTGTGCTGCAAGATACGCAAGAAAAATTACTTTTGACAATCTGGGGTGAtgcaatttagttttttaaagtcagATTGGGGCTATGTTTGATAAATTTTGGTCAACGCATTGTCGATCAACTGTCGGACATGCAAGAGACAAGTCATTTGTATTGAGTAAACagcaaaattcaagcaaaacattttaaataatccaATTCGGATTTGAAAACATGCAATCCTgatctttaaatcttaaattcttaaattctta
Encoded here:
- the LOC119767019 gene encoding cytochrome c oxidase subunit 6A, mitochondrial-like, producing MSLANQILRRAISQSAIRRAVSGPSAVSGHEAGGYKIWKKLSFLVAMPAVGLCMLNAYLKHQEEHGHPRAEFIPYEHLRLRNKRFPWGEGSKSLFHNPEVNALKDGYEE